The following are from one region of the Lytechinus variegatus isolate NC3 chromosome 4, Lvar_3.0, whole genome shotgun sequence genome:
- the LOC121413046 gene encoding transcription intermediary factor 1-beta-like, with protein sequence MASAFDNPVAPSTCDQCGKPAEDTVGCSIRDSKNLCRPCFRDLPKREDIGEPEWVCDIHATRKVEIFCESCDIGCCKECAGNDHNDHKVVNVVKLIVEIRQRMLAQLEEVDVSGEVLSEQRNKVNGTMNKIEEPRILVEKVVGEIKEVVQGNLDKVKHQIEFEAQLSITEIEKQRDIRLKLAKKKADHDVQRMLEIQQEFTVHYNKLSEDEKWLSKMKKTEATLLEREHASVSAKLEIKSMLEASPEKIIRRGRHLISLVETSSAYKNDQMDISASCKKVEADIPECEVNIEDFFTEHRPFRGSTP encoded by the exons ATGGCATCAGCATTTGACAATCCTGTGGCGCCCTCTACTTGTGATCAGTGCGGCAAACCTGCAGAAGATACCGTGGGATGCTCTATACGAGACAGTAAGAACTTGTGCCGGCCTTGCTTCCGGGACCTGCCAAAACGAGAAGATATCGGCGAGCCAGAATGGGTTTGCGACATCCACGCTACCCGGAAAGTAGAAATATTTTGCGAAAGCTGCGATATTGGTTGCTGCAAAGAATGTGCGGGTAATGACCACAATGACCATAAGGTGGTGAATGTTGTCAAGCTTATAGTAGAAATCCGACAGAGAATGCTAGCGCAGCTGGAAGAGGTTGATGTTAGTGGAGAGGTATTGTCAGAACAGCGAAATAAGGTAAATGGTACAATGAATAAGATAGAAGAACCTCGTATATTAGTTGAAAAGGTTGTGGGTGAAATCAAGGAAGTAGTGCAAGGTAACTTGGATAAAGTAAAACACCAAATCGAATTCGAGGCACAGCTGAGTATAACGGAGATAGAGAAGCAAAGGGACATAAGGTTAAAACTCGCGAAGAAAAAGGCAGATCATGATGTCCAAAGAATGCTTGAAATCCAGCAAGAATTCACTGTCCATTACAACAAGCTTAGCGAGGACGAAAAATGGCTAAGTAAGATGAAGAAGACAGAAGCGACACTACTGGAAAGAGAGCATGCTTCTGTAAGCGCAAAGCTAGAGATTAAATCAATGCTTGAAGCAAGTCCAGAAAAAATTATTCGTCGGGGAAGGCATCTAATCAGCTTGGTAGAGACATCATCGGCATATAAGAATGATCAGATGGACATCAGTGCTAGCTGCAAAAAAGTTGAGGCTGATATTCCAGAATGTGAAGTGAACATTGAAGATTTTTTCACAGAACATCGACCATTCCGG GGTAGTACACCATGA